The following coding sequences lie in one Capsicum annuum cultivar UCD-10X-F1 chromosome 5, UCD10Xv1.1, whole genome shotgun sequence genomic window:
- the LOC107871066 gene encoding 2-hydroxyisoflavanone dehydratase, which produces MAASDNNNTNEVVNDLYPFYRLYKDGRVERFYQQFGAVEVPPSLEDPATGVSSKDVNITPHVSARLYLPKNTAPDQKLPILVYYHGGGLVVGSPFFKMEHCYLNHLVSESNCIAISVNYRLAPENDLSTIYQDCWDALQWVASHVVATTVNKEPWIENHGDLNRLFVAGDSAGGNIVFNMVTRVGRESLIGDVKLVGAILAFPFLLIPSVENIEQTLSYKLWNIICPPSEPGIDSPMVNPVSEKIPSLSMLGCSRIFVFTGEKDELVPTEIGTKFVEAVKKSGWKGEIEFIEVEGEGHCFQCVNPEAEKAKDLIKRMASFIQRK; this is translated from the coding sequence ATGGCAGCTTCCGACAACAACAACACTAACGAGGTCGTCAACGATTTATACCCTTTCTATCGACTCTATAAAGACGGTCGAGTAGAACGTTTCTACCAACAATTTGGTGCAGTCGAAGTTCCTCCATCGCTAGAAGATCCAGCCACTGGCGTATCATCCAAAGATGTGAACATCACTCCTCACGTCTCTGCCAGACTCTACCTTCCAAAAAATACTGCCCCTGATCAAAAGCTACCTATCTTAGTGTATTACCATGGCGGAGGACTTGTGGTGGGATCCCCCTTCTTCAAAATGGAACATTGTTACCTCAACCACTTGGTTTCTGAATCGAATTGCATTGCTATCTCTGTAAACTACAGGCTTGCCCCTGAGAATGACCTATCGACAATTTACCAGGATTGTTGGGATGCCCTTCAGTGGGTTGCTTCACATGTTGTTGCTACTACCGTTAACAAAGAACCATGGATAGAAAACCACGGTGATCTTAACAGATTGTTCGTAGCAGGGGACAGTGCTGGAGGCAATATAGTCTTTAACATGGTCACGAGAGTTGGTAGAGAAAGCTTAATTGGAGACGTGAAACTCGTGGGTGCCATCTTGGCTTTCCCTTTCCTGTTGATCCCATCGGTTGAAAATATTGAGCAAACTTTGTCTTACAAGCTTTGGAATATCATTTGTCCACCATCTGAGCCCGGAATTGATAGCCCAATGGTTAATCCAGTTTCAGAAAAGATCCCTAGCTTATCGATGCTAGGATGCTCAAGAATTTTCGTGTTTACAGGAGAGAAAGACGAGCTTGTCCCAACCGAAATAGGAACTAAATTCGTCGAAGCTGTGAAGAAAAGTGGCTGGAAAGGGGAAATAGAGTTCATTGAGGTTGAAGGTGAAGGTCATTGCTTTCAATGTGTTAATCCTGAAGCTGAGAAAGCTAAAGACCTGATCAAGCGCATGGCTTCTTTCATCCAACGCAAGTGA